Sequence from the Halodesulfovibrio aestuarii DSM 17919 = ATCC 29578 genome:
GGGACGGCATGTTTGCAAGCTACCAGGTTGCACATCCTGAACTTTCTAAAGAATTTATCCGCCGCATGGCTGGTGATCTCCCAGAATCTTTCGAAGATCTTGCACAGAAAGCAATTGATGCAGCAAACGCTGCCGCTAAATCTGCTGCAACCCGTAAAGATTCTCCGGTTGCGCTTAACGCTTTCGGCCCTGCCATGCCTGAACTCCTTGGTGGATCTGCAGACCTCACCGGTTCTGTAGGTACTAAGTGGGATCAGTATGAGCTTCTCTGCAAAGAGAACTGGGATGGAAACTACATGTCTTACGGCGTTCGTGAGTTCGGCATGGGTGCTATGATGAACGGTATGGCACTGCATGGCGGTATCATTCCTTACGCTGGTACCTTCCTCGTATTCTCCGACTACGCTAAGAACGCAATTCGCCTTTCCGCTCTCATGGGCATCCGTACTCTCTGGGTACTTACCCACGACTCCATCGGTCTTGGCGAAGACGGCCCTACCCATCAGCCTGTTGAACATCTTGCTGGTCTGCGTTTGATCCCTAACTGTCATGTATGGCGTCCTTGCGATACTGTTGAATCCATCGAAGCGTGGAAGTCCGGTATCGAAACCAAGAATGCTCCTTCCTGCTTCTCCATGTCCCGTCAGACTCTGCCGTTTATGGAACGCACTGAAGAAGCTCTCGCTAATGTTAAACGTGGTGGTTACGTACTTCGTGACTGTGAAGGTACTCCTGAGTGTATCCTTATCGCTTCCGGTTCTGAAGTTGGTCTCGCTGTAGAAGCATATGATCGCCTTACTACTGTAGGTCGTAAGGTTCGTGTTGTTTCTATGCCTTGTACTAATATCTTTGATGCTCAGGATGCAGAATACAAAGAAAGCGTATTGCCTTCTTCCGTTACTGCCCGCGTTGCAGTCGAAGCAGCGGCAGCTGATTTCTGGTATAAATATGTAGGTCTTGCAGGTCGTGTAATCGGCATGACTACCTTCGGTGAATCTGCACCGGCTGGTGAACTCTTCAAGCACTTCGGTTTTACCGTTGAGCATGTTGTAGAAGCTGCTGAAGAAACTATGCGTTAAGATTAGGCTCTAATCTGCTTTATTAGGCTGACAATTTTGTATTGCAGTATAAAAAAGTTACGGCTTAATGATGATGGAGTGTAATGCTTCATAACTAAAGCCCTCTTATAGAATTAAACCCCAAGCACATGTTACGTGTTTGGGGTTTTTTTTTGATATGGCAATTTAGAGTTATTGGAGATGGTGAAGATAACAAAGAGGCCCCCTGTACGGTTGTACAGGGGGCTTTTATTTTGTGAAAAGTTTTTAGCTCTATCCCCCAAAAATGTTTCAGGTATGAAGGTTAAATAAAAGCAGCTATATAGAAGCTTTTATATTTTTATGTGGCTTCATAAGCCGCATGAAGAGAGGACACAACATAGTTAAATTTGGCGGTTATATTAGTCAGTAATGCGGTGTAAATTCTATTTCAACGGAGAAATGTAATGGATGAGCAAAAAAAAATTGTTGAAAGAATTGCAAGCATTGTTTTGGCAGCATCAAACAATGAACTTTCAGTAATGCAGACAGCATCTATATTGCAGAAGATGAATATTAGTCGAAGTTACAGTTCTAATTTGCTCAAAAAATATACAGAGTTCTCTATTTTTAAATTTATTGAACAAGAAAAAATGTACAGATTACGTTTGAAAATATCTCAAGATCGGAAATATACAATTGAAAATGCATGTATAGAATTTGGGATATGCAAACAAGATCATGTAATAGAGAAATTTAAAAAAAAATATATCGTTACACCAGGTAGCTATAAGAAAATACATCATAAAGAAGTAACCTAATAATAGGTTTTTCATAACACTATAACCGTAGGAGATTGTTATGCAGTACAATGTAGTTTTCAAGAACAATTCAAAAAACAACATGAATTTTTGTTTGTTTCAAAAAAACCCGGACTTAGAAAAGTATGAAGCCCTTTCGCTTGCATGGCTGGTAAAAAGCTGCGCTCCTGATGCAAATCTCGAAATGAAATGGGAAGTTGACTACGGATGCTCATGGAGCCGTGATGGCGCTCTTGGTGATGTAGCAAAATACCGCACATGGCAGACTAAAACTATCGATCCTTCAAACAGTAATGTCGTGACTCTTTCATACAACCATAAAGTGAATGACTTCTATTTTGGTCCTCTGCGACCTTCCTCTGAAAGTGGAAAAGGTACGCTTCACATTGTTCAGGATGGTAGTGTGCCTGCTGGACTGGCAACTGTTGGGGTAAGTATGGCAGGGATTCCTGCAATTGCTTTAAAAGCACAGCCTAACTTTACCTACAAGTTCACTCCACATCCAAAATACTGGGCTGTCTTCGGTGATTTTACTCCGGGTGATGTCATTGATCTGGAAGAACTGACGAATGTGTGTGAAATCGAATTCAAAGCAGGCGAAAGCAGCATGTATGTCGAATTAAACAGCGATAATACTTGGAGCGAACCAAAACCGCTTGGCTAATATTCCCCACCCCATAATAGAAGCTCAGAGTGACTTTATTGTTGCTCTGGGCTTCTTCATACAACGTATAGAATTATGGAGCGAACATGTATAATTACTTTGTGTATGTTGTTGACTCGCAGTCACCGATGGATTTGTGCAATGGTCGTAGTATTGCAACTGGGTTGCGCGATGCACTAACCTCAATTCGTATTCCATGTGAATATTTTTTGGCATTAAATAAGGAAATGTTCACGTATGCGCTAGGTCAGGCATTGGAAGAACTGGTGCTGAGAAAGAAATTGCAGGGAGGTGTAAATCCATACCCGATAATTCATTTGAGTATGCATGGAAACAAAACAGGTATCGGGTTAACAAGTGGTGAATATGTCTCCTGGAGTGAATTGCAAAAGCTTCTTGAGCCATTTAAGAAACTTCTTGGGGAAGCCCCCGTTCTTTGTATGGGCTCTTGCGAAGGGATGCACGCAGCAGATTGGGGTGGATTGTCTGCCAATTCTTACAAGTGCATTATTGGCAATGCTGAGAAAGTGCTTCAGTCTGATCTAACGACAGGGTATTTGGCCTTTTATAACGGTGTCTTTTATCATACGACGGATGCTGAAAAGCTTATAAGTGTGATGCGGCAAGCATCGTTTGATCAGAATTTCTATTACCAGAAAGGTGCTGGCACTAATGTGGTGCAGTTCAAGAGTGCCATGGCCACTGACCGCCAATAAATCTTGTCTGGTTAGAAAAAAATATTCATGAACGGTGCGGTGCTCTTGTTTAGAGTGCCGTACCTTTTTCTGTGAAATGAACTCTCTCTAGTGACATTCAAATATCAAACAGGTATGTTTACAATTGGTACTGCACGTGACTTTGTGATCAGGTGTATGTTATTTCAGTACCAGTCCATAATTATCTAAATTTCAAATCAGTTACCGATCATAACTGGAGCATCATGAGCAAGATCCGGCCTCTTCCTGCCAAAAAACTACGCGCTAAACTTGCGCTTTCTCATATTCCATACAAAAGCAGCAACGATATTAAGCTAGATGTGAGCTTTGTTCATGCACCACAACCTCGTGCGATGCAGGCACTTGAACTTGCTTTGCATATTAAAGATAACGGCTACAACATCTTTTTGGCAGGTTGTGCCAACCTTGGCCGTAAC
This genomic interval carries:
- the tkt gene encoding transketolase, with the protein product MPSRKDLANAVRALSMDAVQQANSGHPGAPMGMADIAEVLWNDFLKHNPSNPAWANRDRFVLSNGHASMLIYSLLHLSGYDLSLEEIKNFRQMGSKTPGHPEYGMTPGVELTTGPLGQGIATAVGMAVAEKALAKHFNRDGFDVVDHYTYVFMGDGCLMEGVSHEACSFAGTLGLGKLIAFWDDNGISIDGKVDHWFDEDTAARYEAYGWHVVRNVDGHNPEAIKKAVEEAKAETAKPSLICCRTIIGFGAPHKQGTAATHGAPLGDDEIAATRKEIGWAHPAFEIPTEVADAWNARERGAEAEKEWDGMFASYQVAHPELSKEFIRRMAGDLPESFEDLAQKAIDAANAAAKSAATRKDSPVALNAFGPAMPELLGGSADLTGSVGTKWDQYELLCKENWDGNYMSYGVREFGMGAMMNGMALHGGIIPYAGTFLVFSDYAKNAIRLSALMGIRTLWVLTHDSIGLGEDGPTHQPVEHLAGLRLIPNCHVWRPCDTVESIEAWKSGIETKNAPSCFSMSRQTLPFMERTEEALANVKRGGYVLRDCEGTPECILIASGSEVGLAVEAYDRLTTVGRKVRVVSMPCTNIFDAQDAEYKESVLPSSVTARVAVEAAAADFWYKYVGLAGRVIGMTTFGESAPAGELFKHFGFTVEHVVEAAEETMR
- a CDS encoding helix-turn-helix domain-containing protein, whose amino-acid sequence is MDEQKKIVERIASIVLAASNNELSVMQTASILQKMNISRSYSSNLLKKYTEFSIFKFIEQEKMYRLRLKISQDRKYTIENACIEFGICKQDHVIEKFKKKYIVTPGSYKKIHHKEVT